The Bacillota bacterium DNA window ACGACATCGGAAAGAACCTGGTGGCCATGATGTTACAGGGGGCGGGCTTCATCGTCACCGACTTGGGCATTGATGTGCCGCCGGAGAAATTCGTGGAGGTGGTGAAAGAACAACAGCCACACCTCGTAGGTATGTCGGCTCTACTGACCACCACCATGCTGAACATGCGTAGCACCATCGAGGCTCTCGAGCGCAGTGGCCTGCGGGATGCGGTCAAGGTGATGGTGGGGGGAGCGCCCGTCACCGATCAGTTTGCCCGGGAGATAGGGGCGGACGGATACGCGGAGAACGCCTTTGCCGCCGTGAGCCTGGCCAGGCGCCTGGTGGGCGTCGGCTGATCCGGCGGTCGGGTTGCTGCGTTCGCGAAGCGCTTCCCCGCGCGCAGCCGGGCCCGGGGGGCAGGAGAGGCGATGTCAGTCCATCGTGTGAGCAGGGAAGTTATCTCTGGCTGTGTGGTTAGAGGAGCCGCAGCGGAGGTCAGGAGCCTGCTGCAGGAAGGCCTGGCCCTTGGCTTTCCGCCCCGAGCGCTGGTGACTGCCCTCATGGACGGCATGGAGCGGGTGGCCGAACTCTTTCGCACCGGTGAGTTCTGTGTACCCGAAGTCCTGGTGGCCGCCCGGGCCGTGCGTACCGGCCTGGGCGTGCTGGTGCCTCATTTTCGGTCGGCGCAGGAGCAAAAGGCTGGCACCCTAGTCCTGGGTACGGTG harbors:
- a CDS encoding cobalamin-dependent protein (Presence of a B(12) (cobalamin)-binding domain implies dependence on cobalamin itself, in one of its several forms, or in some unusual lineages, dependence on a cobalamin-like analog.) — encoded protein: DIGKNLVAMMLQGAGFIVTDLGIDVPPEKFVEVVKEQQPHLVGMSALLTTTMLNMRSTIEALERSGLRDAVKVMVGGAPVTDQFAREIGADGYAENAFAAVSLARRLVGVG